From the genome of Variovorax sp. RA8, one region includes:
- a CDS encoding prepilin peptidase, protein MLVSQGADAALAGVLGLLVGSFLNVVIYRTPIMMYRQWLGEAVGNLMKVDGVPSLWSLVFGPKSNTPPRLEAAAGEAAEAVDALPPFTLARPASRCGHCGHAIRWYENVPVLSYLLLRGRCSACKTPISPRYPLVELVTAALFALCAWRYGLSPAAALWAAFAALLVCQFLIDLDTQYLPDSLNYALLWLGLIGAAAGLTGVPLASAVWGAVFGYLSLWLVYHAYRLATGKEGMGYGDFKLLAGLGAWLGADYLIAIVLVSSLVGAILGALLLLIGKLAHKDVPISFGPFLAGAGLVCLVAGPDTVRQWIPFAFPLGALTP, encoded by the coding sequence ATGCTGGTGTCGCAGGGGGCCGACGCCGCGCTGGCCGGCGTGCTGGGGCTGCTCGTCGGCAGCTTCCTCAACGTGGTGATCTACCGCACGCCGATCATGATGTACCGGCAGTGGCTGGGCGAGGCCGTAGGCAACCTGATGAAGGTCGACGGCGTGCCCTCGTTGTGGAGCCTGGTGTTCGGGCCGAAATCGAACACGCCTCCCCGGCTCGAAGCCGCCGCCGGCGAGGCGGCCGAGGCGGTGGACGCCCTGCCCCCCTTCACCCTGGCCCGCCCGGCCTCGCGCTGCGGGCATTGCGGCCACGCGATCCGCTGGTACGAGAACGTGCCGGTGCTCAGCTACCTCTTGCTGCGCGGACGCTGCAGCGCCTGCAAGACGCCGATCAGCCCGCGCTACCCGCTGGTGGAGCTGGTCACCGCGGCGCTGTTCGCGCTGTGCGCCTGGCGCTACGGGCTGTCGCCGGCCGCCGCGCTGTGGGCCGCCTTCGCGGCGCTGCTGGTCTGCCAGTTCCTGATCGACCTGGACACGCAGTACCTGCCCGACTCGCTCAACTATGCGCTGCTGTGGCTGGGCCTCATCGGCGCGGCAGCAGGCCTGACCGGCGTGCCGCTCGCCTCCGCGGTCTGGGGTGCCGTGTTCGGCTACCTGAGCCTCTGGCTGGTCTATCACGCCTACCGGCTCGCCACCGGCAAGGAGGGCATGGGCTACGGCGACTTCAAGCTGCTGGCGGGGCTGGGCGCCTGGCTGGGCGCCGACTATCTCATCGCGATCGTGCTGGTCTCGTCCCTGGTCGGCGCCATCCTCGGCGCCCTCCTGCTGCTGATCGGCAAGCTGGCCCACAAGGATGTTCCGATCTCGTTCGGCCCCTTCCTGGCAGGGGCAGGGCTCGTGTGCCTCGTCGCCGGGCCCGATACTGTGCGGCAATGGATTCCCTTCGCCTTTCCCCTGGGCGCTCTGACGCCCTGA
- a CDS encoding alpha-2-macroglobulin family protein has product MTRTFAAFALSLCALCAHALQIASLTPQGEVARIRQVVARFDQAAVNFGDPKAAAPLAVSCSDAQAGKGTGRWTGDKQWVWDFENDLPPGVRCTVTRVAGFKSASGADLTGPERYQFSSGGPFVRSWQPSYGKIDEEQQFMLELNGPATLESVRANIWCQADGVGERIPVRLVEGEQRQALLKAFGRDREAGKTPLRFVTLQCNRRLSPGGRLQLVYGKGVATPSGVANAVERRLNFEVREPFAVSFSCERENAQSACLPLKPLVLQFNSPVARKLAAQVTLEGGGKTIKPKFDDENTSRDEDAVVDSASFPPPFAEQTSFTITLPAGFEDASGRALASPGSFPLKVATGAMPPLAKFAASPFGVVERLAEPGGTALMPVTVRRVEPALQVQALTPGKVSDMNPKTDADIIAWFRKVRRYDSNYTIARTQAARDAKGALPKVIDKDDRENVQTRMVSLLGGQSGVKTLDMPRAESGDPRPFEVIGIPLTPGFHVLEIASQKLGDTLLDERYGAGRTMYVRTTALATNLAVHFKLGRENALAWVTTLDKGKVVPNAAVRVSDCNGKEIAAGTTDARGLVRLAGIPPTPPSCSSEEDYGGDAYFVSARAKDEGGVEDLAFTWSDWQRGIEPWRFNVPTSLEPEPDRVAHTVFDRTLLRADETVSMKHLIRTQTSGGFGLPKTLPDTLVVTHVGSGQQYTQPLAWRKTATGGQSGENTFAIPPAAKLGLYQVELRNGNGSSGADSGDGGERSYATGQFRVEEFRLPVLEGRIAPAEKKPLVAATSLPTDVQINYVAGGGAVNLPVRVSAAVRAKGLSFADFDSFSFAPPRKEGLAAADAEESDSTSQELRVVADKLPLTLDKTGAGKLTIEKIPLAKATPRELLLEATYADPNGEVQTLRSVQTLWPAAVIAGIKTEGWVSTGQKLKFQALALDLAGKPQEGVTLNVRAIARTTTTSRKRMVGGFYTYDNKTEVKEIGTVCSGKSDARGLLLCEAELKESGQVELIASATDKDGRDSRAASSVYVTRQGELWFGGEDHDRIDVLPEKKNYQPGETARFQVRSPFRFATALVSVEREGVIETQVVRLDGKDPTVTLQVKPEWGPNAYVSVLALRGRLREVPWYSFFTWGFRAPREWWTAFWYEGKEYVAPTALVDLSKPAFRLGLAEIRVGTQAHQLDVKVASDKPTYPVRGKALVTISARLPDGKPAAGAEVALAAVDQALLELMPNDSWQLLEAMLQRRSWGVSTSTAQMEIVGRRHYGRKAVPAGGGGGKGQTRELLDTLLLWNPAVVLDADGRAQVTVPLNDALTTFRIVAVADAGTGLFGTGQASIQATQDLQIISGLPPLVREDDQFRAQITLRNTTQKAMKVEAAPRATLLTLEPQTIDIPPGEARELAWTVTAPAQLAQTRAEALLWEIEAKDQIGGARDALKVRQRIVPAVPLTVQQATLVQLDGPFTLDVAPPADALPGRGGLRLSLQPRLAEGLTGVRDWFAAYPYACLEQKASKSIGLRDGKAWQAVVAQLPGYLDGDGLANYFPPRDGDANRGSDILTAYLLAAAHEAATLDPAFALPDAARAPMEQGLIAFVEGRIQREFWSPRKDLDVRKLAALEALSRYGKVQGRMTGSIAIAPNQWPTSAVVDWLNILKRVPDVPQRQQRLEEANNVLKARLSYQGTKLIFSTERDDYWWWLMANGDVNTARLLLAVLDDPAWKEDLGRLASGFIGRQQKGAWHTTTANLWGGLALEKFSREFENTPVAGITAANFGNAKAQVDWSKVERVTTGDPGGAPNRTTAFGAPAAPGNLRNNSMFLPWPAGTPAARDTLLVTQSGSGKPWLTLQSVAAVQLKAPFAAGYAIRKTVTPVEQAVKGLYTRGDVLRVSLEVNASADMTWVAITDPVPGGATILGSGLGRDSRIATQGEKRSGPGSPAFEERSFEAFRSYYEYLPKGVVKMEYTVRLNNVGEFALPPSRVEALYAPEMFGELPNERLKVEAAR; this is encoded by the coding sequence ATGACGCGGACCTTCGCCGCCTTTGCGCTGAGCCTGTGCGCCCTCTGCGCGCACGCGCTGCAGATCGCCAGCCTCACGCCGCAAGGGGAAGTGGCCCGGATCCGCCAGGTGGTCGCCAGGTTCGACCAGGCGGCCGTCAATTTCGGCGATCCCAAGGCAGCGGCGCCGCTGGCGGTGAGCTGCAGCGACGCGCAGGCCGGCAAGGGTACCGGCCGCTGGACCGGCGATAAGCAGTGGGTCTGGGATTTCGAGAACGACCTGCCGCCGGGCGTGCGCTGCACGGTCACGCGGGTCGCAGGCTTCAAGTCGGCCTCGGGCGCCGACCTCACCGGGCCTGAGCGCTACCAGTTCTCCAGCGGCGGCCCCTTCGTGCGGAGCTGGCAGCCCAGCTACGGCAAGATCGACGAAGAGCAGCAGTTCATGCTCGAGCTCAACGGCCCGGCCACGCTGGAGAGCGTGCGCGCCAACATCTGGTGCCAGGCCGACGGCGTGGGCGAGCGCATCCCCGTCCGGCTGGTCGAAGGCGAGCAGCGCCAGGCCTTGCTCAAGGCCTTCGGCCGCGACAGGGAGGCCGGGAAGACACCGCTGCGCTTCGTCACGCTGCAGTGCAACCGGCGGCTGAGCCCGGGCGGGCGCCTGCAGCTGGTCTACGGCAAGGGCGTGGCCACGCCCTCCGGCGTGGCCAACGCGGTCGAGCGGCGCCTGAACTTCGAGGTGCGCGAGCCCTTCGCCGTCTCCTTCAGCTGCGAACGCGAGAACGCGCAGTCGGCCTGCCTGCCGCTCAAGCCGCTGGTGCTGCAGTTCAATTCGCCGGTGGCGCGCAAGCTGGCGGCACAGGTCACGCTAGAGGGCGGCGGCAAGACGATCAAGCCGAAGTTCGACGACGAGAACACCTCCAGGGACGAGGACGCGGTGGTCGATTCGGCGAGCTTCCCGCCGCCCTTCGCCGAGCAGACGTCCTTCACGATCACGCTGCCGGCCGGGTTCGAGGACGCATCGGGCCGCGCCCTGGCGTCGCCCGGCAGCTTTCCGCTGAAGGTCGCGACCGGCGCCATGCCGCCGCTGGCCAAGTTCGCGGCCTCTCCGTTCGGCGTGGTCGAGCGCCTGGCCGAGCCGGGCGGCACGGCGCTGATGCCGGTCACCGTGCGGCGCGTCGAGCCGGCACTGCAGGTGCAGGCGCTGACGCCCGGCAAGGTCAGCGACATGAATCCGAAGACCGACGCGGACATCATTGCCTGGTTCCGCAAGGTGCGGCGCTACGACAGCAACTACACGATCGCGCGCACGCAGGCGGCGCGCGACGCGAAGGGAGCGCTGCCGAAGGTGATCGACAAGGACGACCGCGAGAACGTCCAGACCCGCATGGTCTCGCTGCTCGGTGGCCAGTCTGGCGTGAAGACCCTCGACATGCCCAGGGCAGAAAGCGGGGACCCACGGCCCTTCGAGGTGATCGGGATCCCGCTCACGCCCGGCTTCCATGTGCTGGAGATCGCATCGCAGAAGCTGGGCGACACGCTGCTCGACGAGCGCTACGGCGCCGGCCGCACGATGTACGTGCGCACCACGGCGCTGGCCACCAATCTGGCCGTGCATTTCAAGCTGGGGCGCGAGAACGCGCTGGCCTGGGTCACCACGCTCGACAAGGGCAAGGTGGTCCCCAATGCGGCGGTGCGGGTCTCGGACTGCAACGGCAAGGAGATCGCTGCCGGCACGACCGATGCGCGCGGGCTGGTGCGGCTGGCGGGTATCCCGCCCACCCCGCCGAGTTGCTCCAGCGAGGAGGACTACGGCGGCGACGCCTACTTCGTGAGCGCCCGCGCCAAGGACGAGGGCGGCGTGGAAGACCTCGCCTTCACCTGGAGCGACTGGCAGCGCGGCATCGAGCCCTGGCGCTTCAACGTGCCCACCAGCCTGGAGCCCGAGCCCGACCGGGTGGCCCACACGGTGTTCGACCGCACGCTGCTGCGCGCGGACGAGACGGTGTCGATGAAGCACCTGATCCGCACCCAGACGAGCGGGGGCTTCGGCCTGCCGAAGACCTTGCCCGATACGCTGGTCGTGACGCATGTGGGCAGCGGCCAGCAGTACACCCAGCCGCTCGCATGGCGCAAGACCGCGACCGGCGGGCAGAGCGGCGAAAACACCTTCGCGATCCCGCCGGCGGCCAAGCTGGGCCTCTACCAGGTCGAGCTGCGCAACGGCAACGGCAGCAGCGGTGCAGACAGCGGGGACGGCGGCGAGCGCAGCTACGCCACCGGTCAGTTCCGGGTCGAGGAGTTCCGGCTGCCGGTGCTCGAGGGCCGCATCGCGCCGGCGGAGAAGAAGCCGCTGGTGGCCGCGACCTCGCTGCCCACCGACGTGCAGATCAACTATGTCGCGGGCGGCGGCGCCGTCAACCTGCCCGTGCGCGTGTCGGCGGCGGTCCGGGCCAAGGGCCTGTCCTTTGCCGACTTCGACAGCTTCAGCTTCGCGCCGCCGCGCAAGGAGGGGCTGGCAGCGGCCGATGCCGAGGAATCGGATTCCACGTCGCAGGAGCTGCGCGTGGTGGCGGACAAGCTGCCGCTGACGCTCGACAAGACCGGCGCCGGCAAGCTCACCATCGAGAAGATCCCGCTGGCCAAGGCGACGCCACGCGAGCTGCTGCTCGAAGCCACCTACGCCGACCCCAATGGCGAAGTGCAGACGCTGCGCAGCGTGCAGACGCTGTGGCCGGCGGCCGTGATCGCCGGCATCAAGACCGAGGGCTGGGTCTCGACCGGCCAGAAATTGAAATTCCAGGCGCTGGCCCTGGACCTCGCGGGCAAGCCGCAGGAGGGCGTGACGCTCAACGTGCGCGCCATCGCGCGCACCACCACCACCAGCCGCAAACGCATGGTGGGCGGCTTCTATACCTACGACAACAAGACCGAGGTGAAAGAGATCGGCACCGTCTGCAGCGGCAAGAGCGATGCGCGCGGCCTGCTGCTGTGCGAGGCCGAGCTCAAGGAGTCCGGCCAGGTCGAGCTGATCGCCAGCGCCACCGACAAGGACGGGCGCGACAGCCGCGCCGCGAGCTCGGTGTACGTCACCCGCCAGGGCGAGCTCTGGTTCGGCGGCGAGGACCATGACCGCATCGACGTGCTGCCGGAGAAGAAGAACTACCAGCCCGGCGAGACCGCCCGCTTCCAGGTGCGCAGCCCCTTCCGCTTCGCGACGGCGCTGGTGTCGGTCGAGCGCGAGGGCGTGATCGAGACACAGGTCGTCCGGCTGGACGGCAAGGACCCGACGGTCACGCTGCAGGTCAAGCCCGAATGGGGCCCCAACGCCTACGTGAGCGTGCTCGCGCTGCGGGGGCGGCTGCGCGAGGTGCCGTGGTACAGCTTCTTCACCTGGGGCTTCAGGGCGCCGCGCGAATGGTGGACCGCCTTCTGGTACGAGGGCAAGGAATACGTGGCGCCGACCGCGCTGGTCGACCTGAGCAAGCCGGCCTTCCGGCTCGGGCTGGCCGAGATCCGCGTCGGCACGCAGGCCCACCAGCTCGACGTGAAGGTGGCAAGCGACAAGCCCACCTACCCCGTGCGCGGCAAGGCGCTGGTCACGATCTCGGCCCGGCTGCCCGACGGCAAGCCCGCTGCGGGTGCAGAGGTGGCGCTGGCCGCCGTCGACCAGGCCCTGCTGGAGCTGATGCCCAACGACAGCTGGCAGCTCCTCGAGGCGATGCTGCAGCGGCGCAGCTGGGGCGTCTCCACCTCCACCGCGCAGATGGAGATCGTGGGCCGTCGGCACTACGGCCGCAAGGCGGTGCCGGCGGGGGGCGGCGGCGGCAAGGGCCAGACGCGCGAGCTGCTCGACACCCTGCTCCTGTGGAACCCGGCGGTGGTGCTCGACGCCGACGGCCGGGCCCAGGTGACGGTGCCGCTCAACGACGCCCTGACCACCTTCAGGATCGTCGCGGTGGCGGATGCGGGCACCGGCCTCTTCGGCACCGGCCAGGCATCGATCCAGGCCACGCAGGACCTGCAGATCATCAGCGGCCTGCCGCCGCTGGTGCGCGAGGACGACCAGTTCCGCGCCCAGATCACCCTGCGCAATACCACGCAGAAGGCAATGAAGGTGGAGGCGGCGCCACGCGCCACGCTGTTGACGCTCGAGCCTCAAACGATCGACATCCCGCCTGGCGAGGCCCGCGAGCTGGCCTGGACGGTGACCGCCCCGGCGCAGCTGGCGCAGACGCGCGCCGAGGCGCTCCTGTGGGAGATCGAGGCGAAGGACCAGATCGGCGGCGCGCGCGACGCGCTCAAGGTGCGCCAGCGCATCGTGCCCGCGGTGCCGCTCACGGTGCAGCAGGCCACGCTCGTGCAGCTCGACGGTCCCTTCACCCTCGACGTCGCGCCGCCGGCCGACGCCCTGCCCGGCCGCGGGGGGCTCAGGCTTTCGCTGCAGCCGCGCCTGGCCGAGGGACTGACGGGCGTGCGCGACTGGTTCGCCGCCTACCCCTACGCCTGCCTGGAGCAGAAGGCCAGCAAGTCCATCGGCCTGCGCGACGGCAAGGCCTGGCAGGCCGTGGTCGCGCAGCTGCCCGGCTACCTGGACGGCGACGGCCTGGCCAACTACTTCCCCCCGCGCGACGGCGATGCCAACCGCGGCAGCGACATCCTGACGGCCTACCTGCTCGCCGCGGCCCACGAGGCGGCCACGCTCGACCCGGCCTTCGCGCTGCCCGACGCGGCACGCGCTCCGATGGAACAGGGCCTGATCGCCTTCGTCGAAGGCCGCATCCAGCGTGAGTTCTGGAGCCCGCGCAAGGACCTGGACGTGCGCAAGCTCGCGGCCCTGGAAGCGCTCTCGCGCTACGGCAAGGTGCAGGGCCGCATGACCGGCAGCATCGCCATCGCGCCCAACCAGTGGCCGACCAGCGCGGTGGTCGACTGGCTGAACATCCTCAAGCGCGTGCCCGACGTGCCGCAGCGCCAGCAGCGGCTGGAAGAGGCGAACAACGTGCTGAAGGCCCGCCTGAGCTACCAGGGCACGAAGCTGATCTTCAGCACCGAGCGCGACGACTACTGGTGGTGGCTGATGGCCAACGGCGACGTCAACACCGCGCGCCTGCTGCTCGCGGTGCTGGACGATCCGGCCTGGAAGGAGGACCTCGGCCGGCTGGCCAGCGGCTTCATCGGCCGCCAGCAGAAAGGCGCCTGGCACACGACGACGGCCAATCTGTGGGGCGGCCTGGCGCTCGAGAAGTTTTCCAGGGAGTTCGAGAACACGCCTGTCGCCGGCATCACCGCCGCCAACTTCGGCAATGCCAAGGCGCAGGTGGACTGGAGCAAGGTCGAGCGCGTCACGACCGGCGACCCGGGCGGAGCGCCGAACCGGACGACCGCCTTCGGCGCCCCCGCAGCCCCCGGCAACCTGCGCAACAACAGCATGTTCCTCCCCTGGCCGGCCGGCACCCCGGCCGCGCGCGACACGCTGCTGGTCACCCAGAGCGGCAGCGGCAAGCCGTGGCTCACGCTGCAGTCCGTCGCGGCGGTCCAACTCAAGGCGCCGTTCGCCGCCGGCTATGCGATCAGGAAGACCGTGACGCCGGTGGAGCAGGCGGTCAAGGGCCTCTACACGCGCGGCGACGTGCTGCGGGTGAGCCTGGAGGTCAACGCCAGCGCGGACATGACCTGGGTCGCGATCACCGACCCGGTCCCCGGCGGCGCCACCATTCTCGGCAGCGGCCTGGGCCGCGATTCCCGGATCGCGACGCAGGGCGAGAAGCGTTCCGGCCCCGGCTCGCCGGCCTTCGAGGAGCGCAGCTTCGAGGCCTTCCGCAGCTATTACGAATACCTGCCCAAGGGCGTGGTGAAGATGGAATACACGGTGCGACTGAACAACGTCGGCGAATTCGCGCTGCCGCCCAGCCGCGTCGAGGCTCTCTATGCGCCGGAAATGTTCGGCGAGTTGCCCAATGAGCGCCTGAAGGTGGAGGCGGCCAGATAG
- a CDS encoding type II secretion system F family protein — protein sequence MATAAASRTTLKEYVFEWEGKDRNGKVVRGEIRAAGENQVQAALRRQGVLASKIKKRRMRAGKAIKPKDIAIFTRQLATMMKAGVPLLQAFDIVGRGNANPSVAKLLNDIRSDVETGTSLSAAFRKFPKYFDNLYCNLVEAGEAAGILEELLDRLATYMEKTEAIKSKIKSALMYPTSVVVVAFVVVAIIMIFVIPAFKQVFTSFGADLPAPTLFVMGMSEFFVDYWWLIFGVIGGGLYFFFQAWKRNERVQRFMDRLLLRVPIFGALIEKSCVARWTRTLSTMFAAGVPLVEALDSVGGASGNTVYGDATVKIQQEVSTGTSLTMAMTNASLFPSMVLQMTAIGEESGSIDHMLGKAADFYESEVDDMVAGLSSLMEPIIIVFLGVIIGGIVVSMYLPIFKLGQVV from the coding sequence ATGGCAACAGCAGCAGCATCCCGGACGACGCTCAAGGAATACGTCTTCGAGTGGGAAGGCAAGGACCGCAACGGCAAGGTGGTGCGCGGCGAGATCCGCGCCGCAGGCGAGAACCAGGTCCAGGCCGCATTGCGCCGCCAGGGCGTGCTCGCCTCGAAGATCAAGAAGCGGCGCATGCGCGCCGGCAAGGCCATCAAGCCCAAGGACATCGCCATCTTCACGCGCCAGCTGGCGACCATGATGAAGGCCGGCGTCCCGCTGCTGCAGGCGTTCGACATCGTGGGCCGCGGCAATGCCAACCCGAGTGTGGCCAAGCTGCTCAACGACATCCGCAGCGATGTCGAGACCGGCACCTCGCTGTCCGCCGCCTTCCGCAAGTTCCCGAAGTACTTCGACAACCTCTACTGCAACCTGGTCGAGGCCGGCGAGGCCGCCGGTATCCTGGAAGAACTGCTCGACCGCCTGGCCACCTACATGGAGAAGACGGAGGCCATCAAGTCGAAGATCAAGTCGGCGCTGATGTACCCCACCTCGGTGGTCGTGGTGGCCTTCGTGGTGGTGGCGATCATCATGATCTTCGTGATCCCGGCCTTCAAGCAGGTGTTCACCTCCTTCGGCGCCGACCTGCCGGCGCCGACGCTCTTCGTGATGGGCATGAGCGAGTTCTTCGTCGATTACTGGTGGCTGATCTTCGGCGTGATCGGCGGCGGGCTGTACTTCTTCTTCCAGGCCTGGAAGCGCAACGAGCGCGTCCAGCGCTTCATGGACCGCCTGCTGCTGCGCGTGCCGATCTTCGGTGCGCTGATCGAGAAATCCTGCGTGGCCCGCTGGACCCGCACCCTGTCCACCATGTTCGCGGCGGGCGTGCCGCTCGTGGAAGCCCTCGATTCCGTGGGCGGCGCCTCGGGCAACACGGTGTACGGCGACGCCACGGTCAAGATCCAGCAGGAAGTCTCGACGGGCACCAGCTTGACGATGGCCATGACCAACGCCAGCCTGTTTCCCTCGATGGTGCTGCAGATGACGGCCATCGGCGAGGAGTCCGGCTCCATCGACCACATGCTGGGCAAGGCTGCCGATTTCTACGAGTCGGAGGTCGATGACATGGTCGCGGGCCTGTCGAGCCTGATGGAGCCGATCATCATCGTGTTCCTCGGGGTGATCATCGGCGGCATCGTGGTTTCGATGTACCTGCCCATCTTCAAGCTCGGCCAGGTCGTCTGA
- the pilB gene encoding type IV-A pilus assembly ATPase PilB, which produces MAAAEPLSKESASIALPGLARALISAGKLPAKTAEEIYQKSLSGRSSFIAELTGTGAVSAADLAHTLSSAFGAPLLDLDAVDSQRLPKDLLDSKLCQAYRVVVLSKRNNRLIVATADPSDQQAAEKIKFASQMGVDWVVAEYDKLSRMIEAAAVSAAETIDSIVGAEFEFDDSSIAESTDANEAAIAEVEDAPVVRFLHKMLLDAFSMRASDIHFEPYEHQYRVRFRIDGELREIATPPTVIKDKLASRIKVISRLDISEKRVPQDGRMKLKIGPDRVIDFRVSTLPTLFGEKIVVRILDPSSARLGIDALGYDADEKERLMQAIGRPYGMVLVTGPTGSGKTVSLYTCLNLLNKPGVNIATAEDPSEINLPGVNQVNVNDKAGLTFAAALRAFLRQDPDIIMVGEIRDLETADIAIKAAQTGHLVLSTLHTNDAPTTLTRMRNMGIAPFNIASSVILITAQRLARRLCTVCKAPTEVPREALLEAGFKDRDIDGTWKPYKPVGCPSCNGGYKGRVGIYQVMPISEEIQKIILRDGSALEIARQSEAEGVRSLRSSGLRKVMQGLTSLEEVLAVTNE; this is translated from the coding sequence ATGGCCGCTGCTGAACCTCTCTCCAAAGAAAGCGCATCGATCGCCCTGCCCGGGCTGGCGCGCGCCTTGATCTCCGCCGGCAAGTTGCCGGCGAAGACGGCGGAGGAGATCTATCAGAAGTCCCTTAGCGGGCGAAGCAGCTTCATTGCCGAGCTGACCGGCACCGGCGCGGTCTCTGCGGCGGATCTCGCCCACACCCTGTCGAGCGCCTTCGGCGCCCCCCTGCTCGACCTCGACGCCGTCGATTCCCAGCGCCTGCCCAAGGACCTGCTTGACTCCAAGCTGTGCCAGGCGTACCGGGTCGTGGTGCTCAGCAAGCGCAACAATCGTCTCATCGTCGCAACAGCCGACCCCTCGGACCAGCAGGCGGCGGAAAAAATAAAGTTCGCGTCGCAGATGGGCGTGGATTGGGTCGTTGCCGAGTACGACAAGCTCTCGCGCATGATCGAGGCGGCGGCCGTGAGCGCCGCCGAAACCATCGACAGCATCGTCGGCGCCGAGTTCGAATTCGACGACTCCTCGATCGCCGAGAGCACCGACGCGAACGAAGCGGCGATCGCCGAGGTGGAGGATGCACCGGTCGTCCGCTTCCTGCACAAGATGCTGCTCGACGCCTTCAGCATGCGTGCGTCGGACATCCACTTCGAGCCCTACGAGCACCAGTACCGCGTGCGCTTCCGGATCGACGGCGAGCTGCGCGAGATCGCGACCCCGCCCACCGTCATCAAGGACAAGCTGGCCTCGCGCATCAAGGTGATCTCGCGGCTGGACATCTCCGAGAAGCGCGTGCCGCAGGACGGCCGCATGAAGCTCAAGATCGGCCCGGACCGGGTGATCGACTTCCGCGTCAGCACCTTGCCCACGCTGTTCGGCGAGAAAATCGTGGTGCGTATCCTCGACCCGAGCAGCGCGCGCCTGGGCATCGACGCCCTGGGTTACGACGCCGACGAGAAAGAGCGGCTGATGCAGGCCATCGGCCGCCCCTACGGCATGGTGCTGGTCACCGGGCCGACGGGCTCGGGCAAGACGGTCTCGCTCTACACCTGCCTGAACCTGCTGAACAAGCCGGGCGTCAACATCGCCACGGCCGAGGACCCGTCCGAAATCAACCTGCCCGGGGTCAACCAGGTCAACGTCAACGACAAGGCGGGGCTGACCTTCGCAGCCGCGCTGCGCGCCTTCCTGCGGCAGGACCCGGACATCATCATGGTCGGCGAAATACGCGACCTGGAAACCGCCGACATCGCGATCAAGGCCGCGCAGACCGGCCACCTGGTGCTGTCGACCCTCCACACCAACGATGCCCCGACCACGCTGACACGGATGCGCAACATGGGCATCGCGCCCTTCAATATCGCCTCCAGCGTGATCCTGATCACCGCGCAGCGGCTCGCGCGCCGCCTGTGCACCGTGTGCAAGGCGCCGACCGAGGTGCCCCGGGAAGCACTGCTCGAAGCCGGCTTCAAGGACCGCGACATCGACGGCACGTGGAAGCCTTACAAGCCCGTCGGCTGCCCGTCTTGCAACGGCGGCTACAAGGGCCGCGTCGGCATCTACCAGGTGATGCCGATCTCCGAGGAAATCCAGAAGATCATCCTGCGCGACGGAAGCGCGCTCGAGATCGCCCGGCAGTCCGAGGCCGAGGGTGTGCGCTCCCTGCGCAGTTCCGGGCTGCGCAAGGTCATGCAGGGCCTGACTTCCCTCGAAGAAGTGCTCGCGGTCACCAACGAATAG